From Toxotes jaculatrix isolate fToxJac2 chromosome 1, fToxJac2.pri, whole genome shotgun sequence, a single genomic window includes:
- the cbfa2t3 gene encoding protein CBFA2T3 isoform X2, producing MSAEVHLERQKKTNLRGGTSPASAFVPRVPTVTLISHRELRDKHTAHRLQPRSLDPNLATSSHYRCSEGSRVQKVGTMPDSPADVKTQPRSTPPTMPPPPPAVSQATNRSASFTPTTSKSMLNGSSHSPTSLNGAPSTPNGFSNGPAMSSTASLSNQQLPPACGARQLCKLKRFLTTLQQFGNDISPEIGERVRSLVLGLVNSTLTIEEFHSKLHEATNFPLRPFVIPFLKANLPLLQRELLHCARLAKQTPAQYLAQHEQLLLDANASSPLDSSEIMLEMNEHGKRRTPDRTKDSSERDGLHPEHLAKRPCTISPSQRFSPSTGLPAHPPPNGLSTHPPNGLSHPPNPQVGPQHYRLEDMALAHQYRDAYRHNEHRDARDRHRQTALHGARQEEVIDHRLTDREWAEEWKHLDNLLNCIMDMVEKTRRSLTVLRRCQEADREEMNHWIRRYSDVEEMKKGGSNGQHCLPPPLPPPTPHHNSSSNTASSSESLPVGTSSAAERQTGRQTEIHRDFLHRPPSGYLPEEIWRKAEEAVNEVKRQAMSELQKAVSDAERKAHEMISAERSKMERALAEAKRQASEDALTVINQQEDSSESCWNCGRKASETCSGCNTARYCGSFCQHKDWEKHHHVCGQGLQGLPGGSSVPLGTPSSSTSSASSSAPPTHSESTPPGPLSLAGQSSIAGGAGSGSGSVSASPKESSSSSASRSTTPATPALLDATSR from the exons GTAGCAGAGTGCAGAAGGTTGGAACAATGCCAGATTCACCTGCGGATGTGAAAACCCAGCCCAGGTCCACCCCACCCACCATGCCTCCGCCACCCCCGGCTGTCAGCCAAGCAACCAATCGCAGCGCTTCATTCACCCCCACCACCAGTAAATCAA TGCTGAATGGGAGCAGCCACTCTCCTACATCCCTGAACGGTGCTCCATCCACTCCTAACGGCTTCAGTAACGGGCCAGCCATGTCCTCAACGGCCTCACTGTCCAACCAGCAGCTCCCGCCGGCTTGTGGTGCCAGGCAGCTCTGCAAGCTGAAGCGCTTCCTGACCACGCTGCAGCAGTTTGGCAACGACATATCGCCTGAGATTGGAGAGAGAGTCCGGAGCCTTGTGTTGGGGCTGGTG AATTCCACACTTACCATCGAAGAGTTTCACTCCAAACTTCACGAGGCCACCAACTTCCCTCTGAGGCCGTTCGTCATTCCCTTCCTGAAG GCAAAcctgcctctgctgcagagagagttGCTCCACTGTGCGAGGCTGGCCAAGCAGACTCCAGCTCAGTATTTGGCCCAACACGAGCAGCTTCTCCTGGACGCCAATGCCAGCTCGCCCCTCGACTCCTCTGAAATCATGCTGGAGATGAATGAGCATGGAAAGAGAAGGACTCCTGACAG GACCAAAGACAGCTCAGAGAGAGATGGGTTGCACCCGGAGCACCTAGCTAAGAGGCCCTGCACCATCAGCCCTAGCCAACGCTTCAGCCCCAGCACAGGTCTTCCTGCTCACCCACCTCCTAATGGCCTCTCTACACACCCTCCCAACGGCCTGTCACACCCACCCAACCCCCAAGTGGGACCCCAGCACTATCGCTTAGAAGACATGGCTCTGGCGCACCAATATAGAGATGCTTACAGACATAATGAACACCGTGATGCCCGAGACAGGCACCGGCAGACAG cCCTGCATGGAGCTCGCCAAGAGGAGGTGATCGACCACCGTCTTACAGATCGAGAGTGGGCGGAGGAATGGAAGCACCTTGATAAT CTCCTGAACTGCATCATGGACATGGTGGAGAAGACGCGCCGCTCTCTGACGGTGCTGCGCCGCTGCCAGGAGGCTGACCGGGAGGAGATGAATCACTGGATCCGGCGCTACAGTGACGTGGAGGAGATGAAAAAAGGTGGGAGCAACGGACAGcactgccttcctcctcctcttcctcctcctactcctcaCCACAACTCCTCCTCCAACACAGCTAGCAGCAGCGAGTCACTGCCCGTAGGAACTTCCTCGGCTGCTGaaaggcagacaggcagacagacag agatcCACCGAGACTTCTTACACAGGCCTCCCTCAGGATACCTGCCAGAGGAAATCTGGAGGAAAGCTG aggaGGCTGTGAATGAGGTGAAGCGACAGGCAATGTCAGAGCTGCAGAAGGCAGTGTCAGACGCTGAGAGGAAGGCTCATGAGATGATTTCAGCCGAACGCTCTAAAATGGAGAGGGCGCTGGCCGAGGCCAAGAGGCAAGCCTCTGAGGATGCACTGACAGTCATCAACCAACAGGAGGACTCCAGTGAA AGCTGCTGGAACTGCGGGAGGAAAGCCAGTGAGACGTGCAGCGGCTGCAACACGGCTCGCTACTGCGGCTCCTTCTGCCAACACAAAGACTGGGAGAAGCACCACCATGTCTGTGGTCAGGGCCTGCAGGGGCTGCCAGGGGGCAGCAGTGTCCCTCTAggcaccccctcctcctccacatcctcAGCATCCTCCAGTGCGCCCCCCACCCACTCGGAGAGCACTCCACCAGGACCCCTGTCCCTGGCAGGGCAGAGCAGTATTGCAGGAGGGGCTGGCAGCGGCAGTGGAAGCGTGTCTGCCAGCCCCAAGGAGAGCAGTTCCAGCAGTGCCTCTCGCTCCACAACTCCAGCTACCCCCGCCCTACTGGATGCCACCTCTCGCTGA
- the cbfa2t3 gene encoding protein CBFA2T3 isoform X5: protein MPDSPADVKTQPRSTPPTMPPPPPAVSQATNRSASFTPTTSKSMLNGSSHSPTSLNGAPSTPNGFSNGPAMSSTASLSNQQLPPACGARQLCKLKRFLTTLQQFGNDISPEIGERVRSLVLGLVNSTLTIEEFHSKLHEATNFPLRPFVIPFLKANLPLLQRELLHCARLAKQTPAQYLAQHEQLLLDANASSPLDSSEIMLEMNEHGKRRTPDRTKDSSERDGLHPEHLAKRPCTISPSQRFSPSTGLPAHPPPNGLSTHPPNGLSHPPNPQVGPQHYRLEDMALAHQYRDAYRHNEHRDARDRHRQTALHGARQEEVIDHRLTDREWAEEWKHLDNLLNCIMDMVEKTRRSLTVLRRCQEADREEMNHWIRRYSDVEEMKKGGSNGQHCLPPPLPPPTPHHNSSSNTASSSESLPVGTSSAAERQTGRQTEIHRDFLHRPPSGYLPEEIWRKAGTTSIPLSPALKHLQNKQEEAVNEVKRQAMSELQKAVSDAERKAHEMISAERSKMERALAEAKRQASEDALTVINQQEDSSESCWNCGRKASETCSGCNTARYCGSFCQHKDWEKHHHVCGQGLQGLPGGSSVPLGTPSSSTSSASSSAPPTHSESTPPGPLSLAGQSSIAGGAGSGSGSVSASPKESSSSSASRSTTPATPALLDATSR, encoded by the exons ATGCCAGATTCACCTGCGGATGTGAAAACCCAGCCCAGGTCCACCCCACCCACCATGCCTCCGCCACCCCCGGCTGTCAGCCAAGCAACCAATCGCAGCGCTTCATTCACCCCCACCACCAGTAAATCAA TGCTGAATGGGAGCAGCCACTCTCCTACATCCCTGAACGGTGCTCCATCCACTCCTAACGGCTTCAGTAACGGGCCAGCCATGTCCTCAACGGCCTCACTGTCCAACCAGCAGCTCCCGCCGGCTTGTGGTGCCAGGCAGCTCTGCAAGCTGAAGCGCTTCCTGACCACGCTGCAGCAGTTTGGCAACGACATATCGCCTGAGATTGGAGAGAGAGTCCGGAGCCTTGTGTTGGGGCTGGTG AATTCCACACTTACCATCGAAGAGTTTCACTCCAAACTTCACGAGGCCACCAACTTCCCTCTGAGGCCGTTCGTCATTCCCTTCCTGAAG GCAAAcctgcctctgctgcagagagagttGCTCCACTGTGCGAGGCTGGCCAAGCAGACTCCAGCTCAGTATTTGGCCCAACACGAGCAGCTTCTCCTGGACGCCAATGCCAGCTCGCCCCTCGACTCCTCTGAAATCATGCTGGAGATGAATGAGCATGGAAAGAGAAGGACTCCTGACAG GACCAAAGACAGCTCAGAGAGAGATGGGTTGCACCCGGAGCACCTAGCTAAGAGGCCCTGCACCATCAGCCCTAGCCAACGCTTCAGCCCCAGCACAGGTCTTCCTGCTCACCCACCTCCTAATGGCCTCTCTACACACCCTCCCAACGGCCTGTCACACCCACCCAACCCCCAAGTGGGACCCCAGCACTATCGCTTAGAAGACATGGCTCTGGCGCACCAATATAGAGATGCTTACAGACATAATGAACACCGTGATGCCCGAGACAGGCACCGGCAGACAG cCCTGCATGGAGCTCGCCAAGAGGAGGTGATCGACCACCGTCTTACAGATCGAGAGTGGGCGGAGGAATGGAAGCACCTTGATAAT CTCCTGAACTGCATCATGGACATGGTGGAGAAGACGCGCCGCTCTCTGACGGTGCTGCGCCGCTGCCAGGAGGCTGACCGGGAGGAGATGAATCACTGGATCCGGCGCTACAGTGACGTGGAGGAGATGAAAAAAGGTGGGAGCAACGGACAGcactgccttcctcctcctcttcctcctcctactcctcaCCACAACTCCTCCTCCAACACAGCTAGCAGCAGCGAGTCACTGCCCGTAGGAACTTCCTCGGCTGCTGaaaggcagacaggcagacagacag agatcCACCGAGACTTCTTACACAGGCCTCCCTCAGGATACCTGCCAGAGGAAATCTGGAGGAAAGCTG GTACTACAAGCATCCCGCTCTCCCCAGCACTAAAGCACCTCCAAAACAAGCAGG aggaGGCTGTGAATGAGGTGAAGCGACAGGCAATGTCAGAGCTGCAGAAGGCAGTGTCAGACGCTGAGAGGAAGGCTCATGAGATGATTTCAGCCGAACGCTCTAAAATGGAGAGGGCGCTGGCCGAGGCCAAGAGGCAAGCCTCTGAGGATGCACTGACAGTCATCAACCAACAGGAGGACTCCAGTGAA AGCTGCTGGAACTGCGGGAGGAAAGCCAGTGAGACGTGCAGCGGCTGCAACACGGCTCGCTACTGCGGCTCCTTCTGCCAACACAAAGACTGGGAGAAGCACCACCATGTCTGTGGTCAGGGCCTGCAGGGGCTGCCAGGGGGCAGCAGTGTCCCTCTAggcaccccctcctcctccacatcctcAGCATCCTCCAGTGCGCCCCCCACCCACTCGGAGAGCACTCCACCAGGACCCCTGTCCCTGGCAGGGCAGAGCAGTATTGCAGGAGGGGCTGGCAGCGGCAGTGGAAGCGTGTCTGCCAGCCCCAAGGAGAGCAGTTCCAGCAGTGCCTCTCGCTCCACAACTCCAGCTACCCCCGCCCTACTGGATGCCACCTCTCGCTGA
- the cbfa2t3 gene encoding protein CBFA2T3 isoform X1, whose amino-acid sequence MSAEVHLERQKKTNLRGGTSPASAFVPRVPTVTLISHRELRDKHTAHRLQPRSLDPNLATSSHYRCSEGSRVQKVGTMPDSPADVKTQPRSTPPTMPPPPPAVSQATNRSASFTPTTSKSMLNGSSHSPTSLNGAPSTPNGFSNGPAMSSTASLSNQQLPPACGARQLCKLKRFLTTLQQFGNDISPEIGERVRSLVLGLVNSTLTIEEFHSKLHEATNFPLRPFVIPFLKANLPLLQRELLHCARLAKQTPAQYLAQHEQLLLDANASSPLDSSEIMLEMNEHGKRRTPDRTKDSSERDGLHPEHLAKRPCTISPSQRFSPSTGLPAHPPPNGLSTHPPNGLSHPPNPQVGPQHYRLEDMALAHQYRDAYRHNEHRDARDRHRQTALHGARQEEVIDHRLTDREWAEEWKHLDNLLNCIMDMVEKTRRSLTVLRRCQEADREEMNHWIRRYSDVEEMKKGGSNGQHCLPPPLPPPTPHHNSSSNTASSSESLPVGTSSAAERQTGRQTEIHRDFLHRPPSGYLPEEIWRKAGTTSIPLSPALKHLQNKQEEAVNEVKRQAMSELQKAVSDAERKAHEMISAERSKMERALAEAKRQASEDALTVINQQEDSSESCWNCGRKASETCSGCNTARYCGSFCQHKDWEKHHHVCGQGLQGLPGGSSVPLGTPSSSTSSASSSAPPTHSESTPPGPLSLAGQSSIAGGAGSGSGSVSASPKESSSSSASRSTTPATPALLDATSR is encoded by the exons GTAGCAGAGTGCAGAAGGTTGGAACAATGCCAGATTCACCTGCGGATGTGAAAACCCAGCCCAGGTCCACCCCACCCACCATGCCTCCGCCACCCCCGGCTGTCAGCCAAGCAACCAATCGCAGCGCTTCATTCACCCCCACCACCAGTAAATCAA TGCTGAATGGGAGCAGCCACTCTCCTACATCCCTGAACGGTGCTCCATCCACTCCTAACGGCTTCAGTAACGGGCCAGCCATGTCCTCAACGGCCTCACTGTCCAACCAGCAGCTCCCGCCGGCTTGTGGTGCCAGGCAGCTCTGCAAGCTGAAGCGCTTCCTGACCACGCTGCAGCAGTTTGGCAACGACATATCGCCTGAGATTGGAGAGAGAGTCCGGAGCCTTGTGTTGGGGCTGGTG AATTCCACACTTACCATCGAAGAGTTTCACTCCAAACTTCACGAGGCCACCAACTTCCCTCTGAGGCCGTTCGTCATTCCCTTCCTGAAG GCAAAcctgcctctgctgcagagagagttGCTCCACTGTGCGAGGCTGGCCAAGCAGACTCCAGCTCAGTATTTGGCCCAACACGAGCAGCTTCTCCTGGACGCCAATGCCAGCTCGCCCCTCGACTCCTCTGAAATCATGCTGGAGATGAATGAGCATGGAAAGAGAAGGACTCCTGACAG GACCAAAGACAGCTCAGAGAGAGATGGGTTGCACCCGGAGCACCTAGCTAAGAGGCCCTGCACCATCAGCCCTAGCCAACGCTTCAGCCCCAGCACAGGTCTTCCTGCTCACCCACCTCCTAATGGCCTCTCTACACACCCTCCCAACGGCCTGTCACACCCACCCAACCCCCAAGTGGGACCCCAGCACTATCGCTTAGAAGACATGGCTCTGGCGCACCAATATAGAGATGCTTACAGACATAATGAACACCGTGATGCCCGAGACAGGCACCGGCAGACAG cCCTGCATGGAGCTCGCCAAGAGGAGGTGATCGACCACCGTCTTACAGATCGAGAGTGGGCGGAGGAATGGAAGCACCTTGATAAT CTCCTGAACTGCATCATGGACATGGTGGAGAAGACGCGCCGCTCTCTGACGGTGCTGCGCCGCTGCCAGGAGGCTGACCGGGAGGAGATGAATCACTGGATCCGGCGCTACAGTGACGTGGAGGAGATGAAAAAAGGTGGGAGCAACGGACAGcactgccttcctcctcctcttcctcctcctactcctcaCCACAACTCCTCCTCCAACACAGCTAGCAGCAGCGAGTCACTGCCCGTAGGAACTTCCTCGGCTGCTGaaaggcagacaggcagacagacag agatcCACCGAGACTTCTTACACAGGCCTCCCTCAGGATACCTGCCAGAGGAAATCTGGAGGAAAGCTG GTACTACAAGCATCCCGCTCTCCCCAGCACTAAAGCACCTCCAAAACAAGCAGG aggaGGCTGTGAATGAGGTGAAGCGACAGGCAATGTCAGAGCTGCAGAAGGCAGTGTCAGACGCTGAGAGGAAGGCTCATGAGATGATTTCAGCCGAACGCTCTAAAATGGAGAGGGCGCTGGCCGAGGCCAAGAGGCAAGCCTCTGAGGATGCACTGACAGTCATCAACCAACAGGAGGACTCCAGTGAA AGCTGCTGGAACTGCGGGAGGAAAGCCAGTGAGACGTGCAGCGGCTGCAACACGGCTCGCTACTGCGGCTCCTTCTGCCAACACAAAGACTGGGAGAAGCACCACCATGTCTGTGGTCAGGGCCTGCAGGGGCTGCCAGGGGGCAGCAGTGTCCCTCTAggcaccccctcctcctccacatcctcAGCATCCTCCAGTGCGCCCCCCACCCACTCGGAGAGCACTCCACCAGGACCCCTGTCCCTGGCAGGGCAGAGCAGTATTGCAGGAGGGGCTGGCAGCGGCAGTGGAAGCGTGTCTGCCAGCCCCAAGGAGAGCAGTTCCAGCAGTGCCTCTCGCTCCACAACTCCAGCTACCCCCGCCCTACTGGATGCCACCTCTCGCTGA
- the cbfa2t3 gene encoding protein CBFA2T3 isoform X3, giving the protein MSAEVHLERQKKTNLRGGTSPASAFVPRVPTVTLISHRELRDKHTAHRLQPRSLDPNLATSSHYRCSEGSRVQKVGTMPDSPADVKTQPRSTPPTMPPPPPAVSQATNRSASFTPTTSKSMLNGSSHSPTSLNGAPSTPNGFSNGPAMSSTASLSNQQLPPACGARQLCKLKRFLTTLQQFGNDISPEIGERVRSLVLGLVNSTLTIEEFHSKLHEATNFPLRPFVIPFLKANLPLLQRELLHCARLAKQTPAQYLAQHEQLLLDANASSPLDSSEIMLEMNEHGKRRTPDRTKDSSERDGLHPEHLAKRPCTISPSQRFSPSTGLPAHPPPNGLSTHPPNGLSHPPNPQVGPQHYRLEDMALAHQYRDAYRHNEHRDARDRHRQTALHGARQEEVIDHRLTDREWAEEWKHLDNLLNCIMDMVEKTRRSLTVLRRCQEADREEMNHWIRRYSDVEEMKKEIHRDFLHRPPSGYLPEEIWRKAGTTSIPLSPALKHLQNKQEEAVNEVKRQAMSELQKAVSDAERKAHEMISAERSKMERALAEAKRQASEDALTVINQQEDSSESCWNCGRKASETCSGCNTARYCGSFCQHKDWEKHHHVCGQGLQGLPGGSSVPLGTPSSSTSSASSSAPPTHSESTPPGPLSLAGQSSIAGGAGSGSGSVSASPKESSSSSASRSTTPATPALLDATSR; this is encoded by the exons GTAGCAGAGTGCAGAAGGTTGGAACAATGCCAGATTCACCTGCGGATGTGAAAACCCAGCCCAGGTCCACCCCACCCACCATGCCTCCGCCACCCCCGGCTGTCAGCCAAGCAACCAATCGCAGCGCTTCATTCACCCCCACCACCAGTAAATCAA TGCTGAATGGGAGCAGCCACTCTCCTACATCCCTGAACGGTGCTCCATCCACTCCTAACGGCTTCAGTAACGGGCCAGCCATGTCCTCAACGGCCTCACTGTCCAACCAGCAGCTCCCGCCGGCTTGTGGTGCCAGGCAGCTCTGCAAGCTGAAGCGCTTCCTGACCACGCTGCAGCAGTTTGGCAACGACATATCGCCTGAGATTGGAGAGAGAGTCCGGAGCCTTGTGTTGGGGCTGGTG AATTCCACACTTACCATCGAAGAGTTTCACTCCAAACTTCACGAGGCCACCAACTTCCCTCTGAGGCCGTTCGTCATTCCCTTCCTGAAG GCAAAcctgcctctgctgcagagagagttGCTCCACTGTGCGAGGCTGGCCAAGCAGACTCCAGCTCAGTATTTGGCCCAACACGAGCAGCTTCTCCTGGACGCCAATGCCAGCTCGCCCCTCGACTCCTCTGAAATCATGCTGGAGATGAATGAGCATGGAAAGAGAAGGACTCCTGACAG GACCAAAGACAGCTCAGAGAGAGATGGGTTGCACCCGGAGCACCTAGCTAAGAGGCCCTGCACCATCAGCCCTAGCCAACGCTTCAGCCCCAGCACAGGTCTTCCTGCTCACCCACCTCCTAATGGCCTCTCTACACACCCTCCCAACGGCCTGTCACACCCACCCAACCCCCAAGTGGGACCCCAGCACTATCGCTTAGAAGACATGGCTCTGGCGCACCAATATAGAGATGCTTACAGACATAATGAACACCGTGATGCCCGAGACAGGCACCGGCAGACAG cCCTGCATGGAGCTCGCCAAGAGGAGGTGATCGACCACCGTCTTACAGATCGAGAGTGGGCGGAGGAATGGAAGCACCTTGATAAT CTCCTGAACTGCATCATGGACATGGTGGAGAAGACGCGCCGCTCTCTGACGGTGCTGCGCCGCTGCCAGGAGGCTGACCGGGAGGAGATGAATCACTGGATCCGGCGCTACAGTGACGTGGAGGAGATGAAAAAAG agatcCACCGAGACTTCTTACACAGGCCTCCCTCAGGATACCTGCCAGAGGAAATCTGGAGGAAAGCTG GTACTACAAGCATCCCGCTCTCCCCAGCACTAAAGCACCTCCAAAACAAGCAGG aggaGGCTGTGAATGAGGTGAAGCGACAGGCAATGTCAGAGCTGCAGAAGGCAGTGTCAGACGCTGAGAGGAAGGCTCATGAGATGATTTCAGCCGAACGCTCTAAAATGGAGAGGGCGCTGGCCGAGGCCAAGAGGCAAGCCTCTGAGGATGCACTGACAGTCATCAACCAACAGGAGGACTCCAGTGAA AGCTGCTGGAACTGCGGGAGGAAAGCCAGTGAGACGTGCAGCGGCTGCAACACGGCTCGCTACTGCGGCTCCTTCTGCCAACACAAAGACTGGGAGAAGCACCACCATGTCTGTGGTCAGGGCCTGCAGGGGCTGCCAGGGGGCAGCAGTGTCCCTCTAggcaccccctcctcctccacatcctcAGCATCCTCCAGTGCGCCCCCCACCCACTCGGAGAGCACTCCACCAGGACCCCTGTCCCTGGCAGGGCAGAGCAGTATTGCAGGAGGGGCTGGCAGCGGCAGTGGAAGCGTGTCTGCCAGCCCCAAGGAGAGCAGTTCCAGCAGTGCCTCTCGCTCCACAACTCCAGCTACCCCCGCCCTACTGGATGCCACCTCTCGCTGA
- the cbfa2t3 gene encoding protein CBFA2T3 isoform X4, with product MSAEVHLERQKKTNLRGGTSPASAFVPRVPTVTLISHRELRDKHTAHRLQPRSLDPNLATSSHYRCSEGSRVQKVGTMPDSPADVKTQPRSTPPTMPPPPPAVSQATNRSASFTPTTSKSMLNGSSHSPTSLNGAPSTPNGFSNGPAMSSTASLSNQQLPPACGARQLCKLKRFLTTLQQFGNDISPEIGERVRSLVLGLVNSTLTIEEFHSKLHEATNFPLRPFVIPFLKANLPLLQRELLHCARLAKQTPAQYLAQHEQLLLDANASSPLDSSEIMLEMNEHGKRRTPDRTKDSSERDGLHPEHLAKRPCTISPSQRFSPSTGLPAHPPPNGLSTHPPNGLSHPPNPQVGPQHYRLEDMALAHQYRDAYRHNEHRDARDRHRQTALHGARQEEVIDHRLTDREWAEEWKHLDNLLNCIMDMVEKTRRSLTVLRRCQEADREEMNHWIRRYSDVEEMKKEIHRDFLHRPPSGYLPEEIWRKAEEAVNEVKRQAMSELQKAVSDAERKAHEMISAERSKMERALAEAKRQASEDALTVINQQEDSSESCWNCGRKASETCSGCNTARYCGSFCQHKDWEKHHHVCGQGLQGLPGGSSVPLGTPSSSTSSASSSAPPTHSESTPPGPLSLAGQSSIAGGAGSGSGSVSASPKESSSSSASRSTTPATPALLDATSR from the exons GTAGCAGAGTGCAGAAGGTTGGAACAATGCCAGATTCACCTGCGGATGTGAAAACCCAGCCCAGGTCCACCCCACCCACCATGCCTCCGCCACCCCCGGCTGTCAGCCAAGCAACCAATCGCAGCGCTTCATTCACCCCCACCACCAGTAAATCAA TGCTGAATGGGAGCAGCCACTCTCCTACATCCCTGAACGGTGCTCCATCCACTCCTAACGGCTTCAGTAACGGGCCAGCCATGTCCTCAACGGCCTCACTGTCCAACCAGCAGCTCCCGCCGGCTTGTGGTGCCAGGCAGCTCTGCAAGCTGAAGCGCTTCCTGACCACGCTGCAGCAGTTTGGCAACGACATATCGCCTGAGATTGGAGAGAGAGTCCGGAGCCTTGTGTTGGGGCTGGTG AATTCCACACTTACCATCGAAGAGTTTCACTCCAAACTTCACGAGGCCACCAACTTCCCTCTGAGGCCGTTCGTCATTCCCTTCCTGAAG GCAAAcctgcctctgctgcagagagagttGCTCCACTGTGCGAGGCTGGCCAAGCAGACTCCAGCTCAGTATTTGGCCCAACACGAGCAGCTTCTCCTGGACGCCAATGCCAGCTCGCCCCTCGACTCCTCTGAAATCATGCTGGAGATGAATGAGCATGGAAAGAGAAGGACTCCTGACAG GACCAAAGACAGCTCAGAGAGAGATGGGTTGCACCCGGAGCACCTAGCTAAGAGGCCCTGCACCATCAGCCCTAGCCAACGCTTCAGCCCCAGCACAGGTCTTCCTGCTCACCCACCTCCTAATGGCCTCTCTACACACCCTCCCAACGGCCTGTCACACCCACCCAACCCCCAAGTGGGACCCCAGCACTATCGCTTAGAAGACATGGCTCTGGCGCACCAATATAGAGATGCTTACAGACATAATGAACACCGTGATGCCCGAGACAGGCACCGGCAGACAG cCCTGCATGGAGCTCGCCAAGAGGAGGTGATCGACCACCGTCTTACAGATCGAGAGTGGGCGGAGGAATGGAAGCACCTTGATAAT CTCCTGAACTGCATCATGGACATGGTGGAGAAGACGCGCCGCTCTCTGACGGTGCTGCGCCGCTGCCAGGAGGCTGACCGGGAGGAGATGAATCACTGGATCCGGCGCTACAGTGACGTGGAGGAGATGAAAAAAG agatcCACCGAGACTTCTTACACAGGCCTCCCTCAGGATACCTGCCAGAGGAAATCTGGAGGAAAGCTG aggaGGCTGTGAATGAGGTGAAGCGACAGGCAATGTCAGAGCTGCAGAAGGCAGTGTCAGACGCTGAGAGGAAGGCTCATGAGATGATTTCAGCCGAACGCTCTAAAATGGAGAGGGCGCTGGCCGAGGCCAAGAGGCAAGCCTCTGAGGATGCACTGACAGTCATCAACCAACAGGAGGACTCCAGTGAA AGCTGCTGGAACTGCGGGAGGAAAGCCAGTGAGACGTGCAGCGGCTGCAACACGGCTCGCTACTGCGGCTCCTTCTGCCAACACAAAGACTGGGAGAAGCACCACCATGTCTGTGGTCAGGGCCTGCAGGGGCTGCCAGGGGGCAGCAGTGTCCCTCTAggcaccccctcctcctccacatcctcAGCATCCTCCAGTGCGCCCCCCACCCACTCGGAGAGCACTCCACCAGGACCCCTGTCCCTGGCAGGGCAGAGCAGTATTGCAGGAGGGGCTGGCAGCGGCAGTGGAAGCGTGTCTGCCAGCCCCAAGGAGAGCAGTTCCAGCAGTGCCTCTCGCTCCACAACTCCAGCTACCCCCGCCCTACTGGATGCCACCTCTCGCTGA